One genomic segment of Amycolatopsis sp. WQ 127309 includes these proteins:
- a CDS encoding PLP-dependent aminotransferase family protein, translating into MADSWTSSGLDVHLGWQPETGRTGLAAAIRAAIREGRWQPGATVPSTRALAQDLGIARGTVTRVYADLAAEGYLHTAQGAPTRVATAGALPQSAPRPAPRDPAPRWDLRPGRPDLTAFPRQAWITATRRALLRTPAAAFGYESELGAPELRDTLAAYLARSRGVVADPARIVVCHGYSHAIAVLARALADLGITEMAFENPSLRMYRDIAAAQGQRIVGIDVDEHGIDVSAVDSPAVVVTAAHQYPTGVTLAPHRRTQLTRSGALILEDDYDGEFRFDHQQVGALQALAPERVVYAGTASKTLAPALRLAWLVLPRSLVEPVHAALSDSGSRPAILNQLALAELIDSGAYDQHIRRSRAEYRARRTHLLAALPDSVRPHGIAAGLHLLLMLPSDGPTETEAMAACRRRAIGIEGLGTYWMTPNRPGGLIVGYAAPPKHAFKGAIQTLVEALWEINT; encoded by the coding sequence ATGGCAGATTCGTGGACCAGTTCCGGCCTCGACGTCCACCTCGGCTGGCAGCCGGAAACCGGCCGCACCGGCCTGGCCGCGGCGATCCGGGCAGCGATCCGCGAGGGCCGCTGGCAGCCAGGCGCAACTGTGCCGTCGACCCGGGCGCTGGCCCAGGACCTGGGCATCGCCCGCGGCACGGTCACCCGCGTCTACGCCGACCTCGCCGCCGAGGGCTACCTGCACACGGCCCAGGGCGCCCCGACCCGCGTCGCGACGGCGGGCGCGCTCCCCCAGTCCGCGCCCCGGCCGGCGCCCCGCGACCCGGCCCCGCGCTGGGACCTGCGGCCGGGCCGCCCGGACCTGACGGCGTTCCCCCGCCAGGCCTGGATCACCGCGACCCGCCGAGCCCTGCTGCGCACCCCGGCGGCGGCGTTCGGCTACGAGTCGGAACTGGGCGCCCCGGAGCTGCGCGACACGCTCGCCGCGTACCTGGCCCGTAGCCGCGGGGTGGTCGCGGACCCGGCCCGGATCGTCGTGTGCCACGGCTATTCCCACGCGATCGCCGTCCTGGCCCGGGCCCTCGCGGATCTCGGCATCACCGAGATGGCCTTCGAAAACCCGTCCCTGCGCATGTACCGGGACATCGCGGCAGCGCAAGGCCAGCGAATCGTCGGCATCGACGTCGACGAACACGGCATCGACGTGTCCGCAGTGGACAGTCCCGCGGTGGTCGTCACGGCAGCACACCAGTACCCCACCGGCGTGACATTGGCCCCCCACCGCCGCACCCAGCTGACCCGCTCGGGCGCCCTGATCCTGGAAGACGACTACGACGGCGAGTTCCGCTTCGACCACCAGCAGGTCGGTGCCCTGCAGGCCCTGGCACCGGAACGGGTCGTCTACGCAGGCACAGCAAGCAAAACCCTGGCCCCCGCACTCCGCCTGGCCTGGCTGGTCCTGCCACGTTCCCTGGTAGAGCCAGTCCACGCGGCCCTATCGGACAGCGGCTCCCGCCCGGCCATCCTGAACCAGCTGGCCCTGGCGGAGCTGATCGACTCGGGCGCCTACGACCAGCACATCCGCCGCAGCCGAGCGGAGTACCGAGCCCGCCGCACCCACCTCCTGGCGGCCCTACCGGACTCAGTACGCCCCCACGGCATAGCGGCAGGCCTCCACCTCCTGCTGATGCTCCCTTCCGACGGCCCCACAGAAACAGAAGCCATGGCAGCCTGCCGCCGCCGAGCAATCGGCATAG
- a CDS encoding carboxymuconolactone decarboxylase family protein — MTKRIGLGHAPGIYKAMANVQAEVEKAAANAGVDHKLLELVKMRASQLNGCAFCLDMHSRDALEAGESPRRLFVLDGWRETTLFTEQEQAALALTEAMTKLAATQSVPDDVYEAAAKVFTEDQYRAIAWEVIAINSWNRMAVTSHTPLPKRDA, encoded by the coding sequence ATGACGAAGCGAATCGGACTCGGGCACGCGCCCGGGATCTACAAGGCGATGGCGAACGTGCAGGCCGAGGTGGAGAAGGCCGCCGCGAACGCGGGGGTCGACCACAAGCTGCTGGAACTGGTGAAGATGCGCGCCTCGCAGCTCAACGGCTGCGCGTTCTGCCTCGACATGCACAGCCGTGACGCGCTCGAGGCGGGTGAGTCGCCGCGGCGGCTGTTCGTGCTCGACGGCTGGCGCGAGACGACCCTGTTCACCGAGCAGGAGCAGGCCGCCCTCGCCCTCACCGAGGCGATGACGAAGCTGGCCGCGACCCAGAGCGTCCCCGACGACGTCTACGAAGCCGCGGCGAAGGTGTTCACCGAAGACCAGTACCGCGCCATCGCGTGGGAGGTCATCGCGATCAACAGCTGGAACCGGATGGCCGTCACCAGCCACACGCCGCTGCCGAAGCGCGACGCGTGA
- a CDS encoding isocitrate lyase/phosphoenolpyruvate mutase family protein, whose translation MSAAALKALHVPGTPLVLPNAWDADTAKAVEAAGFPVIATSSVAVAAALGFPDGEQAPVDEMFAAAARIVKAVGVPVTVDAESGYGLSGAELAGRLLDIGAVGLNFEDTDSATGQVRPVAVQADRIAALREAAGDALVINARVDAFRGASDPRDVLAGNVARAKAYFAAGADCVYPIHLQTPDVLAEFVRGVGGAVNAPAWPGSPGIAGLAELGVARISLGGGLWGRTRKFLADTLAEVAGGTLPY comes from the coding sequence GTGAGCGCCGCCGCGCTCAAGGCCCTGCACGTCCCGGGCACGCCGCTCGTCCTGCCGAACGCCTGGGACGCCGACACCGCGAAGGCCGTCGAGGCCGCGGGATTCCCCGTGATCGCGACCAGCTCGGTCGCCGTCGCGGCCGCTCTCGGGTTCCCGGACGGGGAGCAGGCCCCGGTCGACGAGATGTTCGCGGCCGCCGCGCGGATCGTGAAGGCCGTCGGCGTGCCCGTCACGGTGGACGCCGAGTCCGGCTACGGCCTGTCCGGCGCCGAACTGGCCGGCCGGCTCCTGGACATCGGCGCCGTCGGCCTCAACTTCGAGGACACCGACAGCGCCACCGGGCAGGTCCGGCCGGTCGCCGTGCAGGCCGACCGGATCGCCGCCCTGCGCGAAGCGGCCGGTGACGCCCTGGTGATCAACGCCCGCGTCGACGCCTTCCGCGGCGCGAGCGACCCCCGTGACGTGCTGGCCGGCAACGTCGCCCGGGCGAAAGCCTACTTCGCGGCCGGCGCCGACTGCGTCTACCCGATCCACCTGCAGACGCCGGACGTGCTCGCGGAGTTCGTGCGAGGCGTCGGCGGCGCGGTCAACGCGCCCGCGTGGCCGGGCAGCCCGGGGATCGCCGGCCTGGCCGAGCTGGGCGTGGCACGGATTTCGCTGGGCGGCGGCCTGTGGGGCCGCACCCGGAAGTTCCTGGCCGACACGCTGGCCGAGGTCGCCGGGGGCACCCTGCCGTACTGA